The sequence ttattatttatatcattttttgttttaggACCTAGATGTGAAACATGTTCGGATGGATACTTCGGAAATCCTGAAAAGGGTATAGCTTGCAGGCCTTGCGATTGTAACAACAATATCGACTTGAACGCTGTAAGAAATTGCAATCACGAAACTGGTGAATGTTTGAAATGTGTAAATAATACAGCTGGTTTCCATTGTGAAGAATGTCTTTCAGGTAAGTAAAATGTAACTGTTATATATTTCATGTacttttttgaaattataaataacgatgtttataacatttaacagGATATTACGGAGACGCATTGTCTGATCGTAAAGAAGATGGATGTAAGCTATGCCAATGTTTCCCACCAGGCACAGTCGAACTCAGTGATGGTAGAGTAGCACCTTGTGAACAATTAACAGGTCATTGTACTTGCAAGCCTCATGTAACCGGCCGAAATTGTGATAAATGTGAAGAAGGATATTATCATATTCTAAGTGGAGAGGTATATCAATCGGCTAATCGTTTCATAATGTATGATAATTACTGTTTGCCTAAGTTAAATAATCACATATTTTTTAGGGATGTACGCCTTGCAATTGCGATGCTGAAGGATCTTACAATCGTACTTGCAATGCCGTTACTGGTCAATGTGAATGTAGACCTGGTATTACTGGACAACATTGTGATGCATGTGTTTCCTATCAATATGGATTCAGTAGAGAAGGTTGCAAGCCTTGTGATTGTGATAATATCGGTTCTCAAGACCTGCAATGTGACGCTAGTGGACAATGTCCAGTaagtttataaaatgttatgCTATACAATGGAAAGTTTaatttgtatgtatttattagaataattaatcCTGTATTATAGTGCTTCCCCAATGTAGAAGGAAGACGCTGTGATCGTTGTAAAGAGAACAAACATAACAGACAAAATGGATGCGTCGATTGTCCCGATTGTTACAATCTTGTTCAAGCTGCGGTGAATAGTCATAGAGAACGCTTAGCTGAATTAGGAAATACGCTCAAAAAGATTAACAGTAGTCCGACAGTTATAAAAGATTCGGACTTtgaaaaagaattgaaaaacgTTCAGAATAAAGTAAAGAATCTTCTACAAATTGCTAAACAAGGATCTGGTagtaagtataatttattcaataattCATACTTTTTAAATgagattatatttaaaaaatattttaggtGAAAATAAAACGTTGGTGGAACAACTTGACGAATTACGTGATCAGCTGaatgaaattgaagaaattgCACAAACTGTGAACCTGACTGCTTTCGATGCACATAGAACTACTTTGGAAGGTTTAATGAACATTGATGAAGCAGAAAAAGTGCTTGATAAAATACATGCTCAATTAACCGTAAGAATAATATTGATAtgatattatatgaaatttataaaattggaaGTTCAACTTAGATTTTAAATATGTTAGGACACAGAAGATTATTTAGCCACAGATGGAGCAACTGCGTTATCAAAAGCGAAATCACGTGCGGATCAAGTTGGTCAACAGAATATACAAATGACTTCAATCGCGCAAGACGCGCGTCTCTTTGCCGAATTgtaagtaatataattttataaacctTTAGTATTTCTTCATAATCAACATTGTCCAAACTTCACAGAAATGTTAATGAAGCGAAAAAGATTCATGCATTGGCAGAACAGGCGCGAAATACAACAATGGAAGCTTATAGTCTCGCAAAAAAAACTATAGCAAAATATTCTAACATGACGTATGTACTTATTTACTTTATCTTAGAATATTGGTAATAACGTAATTATTACCAATATCTATACTAATGGTTTTCGAAATCATCTTATCTGTATTGTATCTcttctaaaaatttattttgtatttagtGATGATATTAGAggattagaaaataaattagagTTACTAGCTCATCGTATGAGTGAGGTGAAAAATCTTACCAGCATAGCAGCCACTAAATCATCCGCAGTTTCGCAAGAAGCAATAGATTTATTGATTCTCGATTTAGCACTTCCACCTGTTGACATCGAGCAATTGAGAAATCAAGTTGAAGACGTAAATAATGAGGTAAATTTAAACTATGACAACTATTATTGTTACCgaaagtaatttaaatattgaCGATAAAATACATTACAGGGATTACGATTGAAAGAACAAGCACAATTGCTGTTAGATCAAAACGAAAATCTTATAAATGAAATGGTAGAGAAAGTAAGAAAGAGCGAGGAGTTAATAGAGTTAGTACAAGATCAGCAAGCGGCTACTGCCGAACTTGTAGCCGAATTAGATAAAGCAAATGAAAAAGTAGATGATGCTGTCAAACGAGGAGATCAGACTTTAAAAGAAGCTCAGGAAACATTACAGAAATTGGGTGGTACATATCATATCAAGTATTTTTACTAgtgataatattttttctttaaagggggagaaataaatgtatttttcaattataatattatttttagaatttcatgCTGAAGTAGAAAGAGAACGCGTTAAAGCCCAAGATgctttaaaagatataaaaaatattgaatcatTAATCATGGATGCCAAGGAGAAAGCTTCACAAGCTGAAAAGATATTAGATGGTTCTGAATATAAAGCCGAAAGTGCGCGTGAGATAGCACAAGATGCTCAAGTTAGTACAATTAATcccatatgtaatatataatttattatacgctGAAAAcgaaatatgtttatattagaCGCATGCAGAGGAAGCTAGTGCAAAAGCGAACACTATTAGAACAGAAgcaaataaaactaaaatagaAGCACTTCGTGTAGGAAACGAAGCTGAAAAATTACATCAAAGAGTTGATATTACAGATTCCATGATGAAGGAATACGAGAAACGAAGTGGACAAGATACAAATATTACAACCGAAGTAAGGAATTAGTTGCACgtactatttattgtaataacTATACTATAcgataatataattacaatgtTATTCAATCATTCTTAGGCAAATCATAAAGTTAGTCTAGCTAAGATTAATGTAACGCTAGCATCGCAACAACTCGATAAAGCTCTAACCGAAGTAgctgaaataataaaagaactTGAAAATTTACCGGAAATTGGTACGTTATTGTTTTgtatcataattttttaatttatctgtaCCTTTTTTAgattaaattcattatttaaaactACACATTTTAGTATCTATACGtttgaatttctttattttagatAATACTGATTTAAATCCGTTAGAAGAACGTTTAGCTGCAGCTGAAAAGGAAATTGTAGCTGCAAGCCTAGATCAAAGAATTCGTAATTTAACGGATGCAAAAAATTTGCAAACACAGTGGGTAAAGAATTATGAAGATGAGGTCAGTAGGCTAAGAATGGAAGTTGAGAATATTGATGATATAAGAAAAGTTTTGCCTGCCATCTGTAACAATCGTGTACGACTGGAACCCTAAactacaatataaagttatacttaaAAGTTTATTTCATAGCGTTAGAGGTGCCTTACATGcactaaaggaaaaaataagCATAAAAATATGTTCAAAATAATAGCTGCAAAATTAGTTATATATCCTTCTGAAATAAGAATGTatactatacattataactatcttaaaaaattatgaatcatATTTTGATTACAGActtatgataaaattaatattatactagTGAATCGTCACAGAAGCAGGatgatatttgtatatttacacttaaatcattttatttaaCACATCATTTATAATGTGATCTTGCATTTCTTCTTGAAAATTAATACCATGTGCTTATATATACGAGCGACTAAAATAATGATCATCATACCAAAGATTTCATATAGTAGACATATCTTTCCGTTATCATTACCAGGCCATTTACattattcaatttattcaaCATTTTTGTAATACAACTTATTTGTACGTATGTACAAACATGTATATAGTATCTATATACaatcattttattgtaattgcCATACTTTTTAGTCTCCTTTTAAGTCCTGAGAAAGCTTCAGAAGTTCCTCCGAAAGAAGGCAattgttttaatttctaatatacaaaattgTATGTAATACATTGTATGacttatttatgaaatattaaagattgggaaaacatttttaaaatcgaAAGGGAAACGGAAattcaaatgtattttataatatgtatcaTTATGCAGCaatttatatgtgtataatataacatttttataaaaatattgatacatatttaatatgaataCAAAATAAACAATATGTCGGAGAGTATGTAATATGGTGTTATTAATCATTaaccaaatattaatatatcatcTATCAAAACCTACAAGATAGATTAAAATATTGTGAAATgttgaaattaatataatatatataaaatacttggaTATTTCAATCTAGTTATTACCTGCAATTGGGAAAGGGAATTCATAATTATCCTGTCAAAAATGTAataactgtaaatatttattataatggaTCATAGAATATCgctattaataattcattattaaaaCAGAATTTAACACATTCGTCTAAATGCTATGAAGAAGAACCAATAAATTCTTAAGGAAACTAGGAAATTAAACAAGATTcacttaattataaataaaattattagaaacaCCAATATAGCGGTCAACACTCCAATGGCTACCCATTGTCTCCGATCTAAAACAAACGGAAAGTAACATCACATGCGTCACTTATAAAAAAAGTAGTCAGAATCAAGAGATTTTATCGTCATTCATTGAACAACGGTAAAATTAAACAAGTCATATATGTCATActatataagaaaaattaatatttatatatttggcCCTTCTTCAAACagtaaatattgtatattattttcaacaTGCATTCTTCAACAAACATTTTCTAACGCTATATTTTCTACATTGATACTTTGCACTTAAATATTAAgctataaatttgttattaagatttaatcttttacatattttgaaaaatgtttgccATATCTATTCAATGCTTTAAAAGTGCAAAGAATCAATATTATAAACTAATTTAAATaccttttaaaattatattttgagtTTGAGTTGTTTATACATAACAAGCAgtaattgtaacatttattCAATTACAGAAGcatcaaaataataatttttatatatattcattgtTTAGAAATTGCATAAACgcatgaataaaaattattttcgcatAAACATATAAAAGCAAAAAATGAGGAAAAATGACATACCTATAAGACACATTTATAAACATGTTTTAAGTGAAAAAGATCATATTCCATGATTGAGAGATTTTATATTGcttatttatatgaatattagaGAAACTGAATGCGATAAACAAAGTAAAGTGCTGAAAATTggttttaacaaaaatttaatgaaaaaatatattcattattATCTCTCAAACACAGAATTCAATATATAACGAgttcttatacatatataatattgttgtaattattatttgaatagtTTCAGTGGGTAGGAGTTTGTGGTACTTTACAGTAACATGTACAGTATAAATAAAgtctcaaattttatttatcagtATGTCTTCACAATTGGTCATTTATGTgaaataataagatataattttttcttttaatttttaaatacaactAGAATaaacaatttctcttttacgTATGAATTCACAACATTATACTATCAACACTCTTCTAACAACGAATAAACGTGTCAGTTTCTAATTttcaattcattttattatgttttactTTCTTAAAATGGAGAGAGAGCTTCAGATTACCTGGAGTCACTAAATTTTATAGTACTTATGAACAATCTCATTCGCATTGAGAAACAATCAATCAACAATCACCATACGTACAAATAAttgttttcacatttttctcttctttctcttcaacagttttctttcaaactttatattttcatttacattcaTTACACACATAAACTGACTGGTACTTTCACAATATTGTATGAATATTTCACACTACCAGGTCCTAAACTATTTTTGTCTACGCTTTAatcaatatattaatatcaCATGTTGTGTACATTGGAAGTAGAAGTATCAGAAGTTtccaaatttattgaaaatgtttttctaatagtatatatgtatatatgtataatatatatatttgtctaTAAATTTATGACATTAAAATTTTCTCAGGCACAAATTACTTGTGCTACCTTTTCCTGCTTTGATACatgttttgaaatatttgacaatATGTTAACATTTCTCTATTCATCTAAACTACTTTTTTAAATCCCTATATACTGAggtatttatatacaatttgtttatttatttatattttgttgatATATGTTaactttctttaattttctgATGTTGCTATTGAATTTCATGCTACCATTTAGTGCCTATCGTGCTATGTAAATAAATACTTGAACtgtattgttttaaaattaactATCGTTCTGAAACTACAACTGGTCCATTTTAATACTACATTTTTAGAGAGCatttactaaatttaaatatatataacttttttaaaaactataaatttatatactaattattttatatacatagatTTTCAACAACTgtttacattaaaaaattaatctttgTTTTTGATTATTTTTGTTATGATGAGAATAAAAGTTAACATAACATTTATAAGATCTTACGTTTGAATATATTGTGTAAGAAAAGCATGAAGATTATGGAAAGAtgagtattaaaatataaatttttcaatttttccttttatattattataataaaaatgatgaataaaataacagaaagatcttttataatttaagtAAGAGTTCCTACTAAGTATATGGatcaatttttacttttatgtcATGTTTATAATATGTTTTAACCCATTATTATCGTTTTACTAAAACTTTAgtcatttaataaataataaataatttgtcaatttaatacttaatataataattaaaaactaaagaaattaaaatggttatttcattatatgaaatatatgaattataaatactatttattttattaattttttgcttTAAAATTAACTTCAATTTAATGAGACTTCTACTCTCCAATAAATTTCTTGTTCTAAATAATCATATAGCAGTAtgattctatatatatttaatagaaaaatcaaaTCATTAAAAATAAGTGCAATAGTGCTAAAAATTAGCTTAAATTAATGAAGAGAATGAATAGGAAATGACTTATTCATGGGTAATCACAATATGCAATGTTATTGTAAAGacaaaatgaattattaaattcattacACAATTCCATAATTTTTCagtaaatgtttaaaattattaattttgtatcaCACAAAAATTAGGTATCAATAACAAAGccaaatattgtaaataaatttgaacAAAAGAAAATGCTCAAGCGAAAAGAATACGTGGTTTATAAATATTACTGAATAATTAtggtaaaattataataaaaatatctatttaatctCCAGAACACAAGAAACAATTAGTTATTGTATTTGATAAGGATGATAGAGAAGAAGGTTTAGAGGCAAGATCAGAAACACTAGATGTTGCAGTAGTAGGAGCAggaatgtaattattataattaccaTTACTCATATGAAGAACTTTGGCCATTTTTTTCATTGTTGCATCAAGTTTAGAATCAGTCACCTCTAGCTCATTACCGAATTCATCTAACATACTGAAACAATTGAAAACATATATTCAAAAACCAACTAAAAAGTAATATTAtcaacaataataaatttacataatactGATTAGAAACTTACACTGCTTGTTCATCTAATTCAGTATTAATTTGTCTGGATACTGTTTTAAGCGTTCCAATGCTTTCACCTATCATGTCTAA comes from Bombus terrestris chromosome 7, iyBomTerr1.2, whole genome shotgun sequence and encodes:
- the LOC100651805 gene encoding laminin subunit gamma-1 isoform X2; translation: MKSGNNYEKLFVFSLFINCVMNWSSKMRLIGCLLLVNVMISTSSRWDGILPWYSGSTCNCNGYSERCFFDKELYKASGHGGHCLDCRANRDGANCEHCRENFYQRPEDSYCVACNCNEIGSRSLQCNSEGKCQCKPGVTGDKCDRCAANYYNFGSYGCTSCECNAAGSLANAPTCDPTNGVCICKENVEGKRCRVCKPGFFNLAMDNEFGCTPCFCYGHSSVCRPATGYSKVVIESMFVRGTERWKATVAGNPIPLHYDPLTQTIYATALDRDNAYFIAPDRFLGDQRASYNQDLLFTLRIGEAGPAPTVRDIILEGGNGEQITQPIFGQKNYLPSVTPHEYRFKLHEHPSYGWEPRLSSRAFMSILSNLTAIKIRGTYTHQGRGFLDDVKLETALRGAAGETADWVEHCQCPHGYVGQFCESCAPGFHHDPPNGGPFALCVPCNCNNHADICEAETGQCICEHNTAGSNCELCKRGYYGHPLKGTPDDCKPCPCPDNGPCILLGNNPDPICSECPLGRTGPRCETCSDGYFGNPEKGIACRPCDCNNNIDLNAVRNCNHETGECLKCVNNTAGFHCEECLSGYYGDALSDRKEDGCKLCQCFPPGTVELSDGRVAPCEQLTGHCTCKPHVTGRNCDKCEEGYYHILSGEGCTPCNCDAEGSYNRTCNAVTGQCECRPGITGQHCDACVSYQYGFSREGCKPCDCDNIGSQDLQCDASGQCPCFPNVEGRRCDRCKENKHNRQNGCVDCPDCYNLVQAAVNSHRERLAELGNTLKKINSSPTVIKDSDFEKELKNVQNKVKNLLQIAKQGSGSENKTLVEQLDELRDQLNEIEEIAQTVNLTAFDAHRTTLEGLMNIDEAEKVLDKIHAQLTDTEDYLATDGATALSKAKSRADQVGQQNIQMTSIAQDARLFAELNVNEAKKIHALAEQARNTTMEAYSLAKKTIAKYSNMTDDIRGLENKLELLAHRMSEVKNLTSIAATKSSAVSQEAIDLLILDLALPPVDIEQLRNQVEDVNNEGLRLKEQAQLLLDQNENLINEMVEKVRKSEELIELVQDQQAATAELVAELDKANEKVDDAVKRGDQTLKEAQETLQKLGEFHAEVERERVKAQDALKDIKNIESLIMDAKEKASQAEKILDGSEYKAESAREIAQDAQTHAEEASAKANTIRTEANKTKIEALRVGNEAEKLHQRVDITDSMMKEYEKRSGQDTNITTEANHKVSLAKINVTLASQQLDKALTEVAEIIKELENLPEIDNTDLNPLEERLAAAEKEIVAASLDQRIRNLTDAKNLQTQWVKNYEDEVSRLRMEVENIDDIRKVLPAICNNRVRLEP
- the LOC100651805 gene encoding laminin subunit gamma-1 isoform X1 produces the protein MTRGRHKKMLMLIPILLVAVFAEPDPSDELYRGFPKYRDEDKCYDDNGKPQRCIPPFENAAFNVLMEATNTCGQDRPTEFCKQTGVQKKSCEICQYGDHQALYLTDHDNNDNATWWQSETMFEGIEYPNQVNLTLHLGKTFDITYVRALFESPRPESWGIYKRKNEKSPWEPFQFYSATCRDTYDLPDLKETVRGDDTRVLCTSDYSDISPLTKGTVAFSTLEGRPSAYNFETNPALQEWVQATDLRITLDRLNTFGDEVFGDDHVLKSYYYAIADVAVGARCACNGHAGECVNSTSVDGRTRRVCRCEHNTAGPDCNECLPFYNDAPWGRATTKDAHECKPCNCNGYSERCFFDKELYKASGHGGHCLDCRANRDGANCEHCRENFYQRPEDSYCVACNCNEIGSRSLQCNSEGKCQCKPGVTGDKCDRCAANYYNFGSYGCTSCECNAAGSLANAPTCDPTNGVCICKENVEGKRCRVCKPGFFNLAMDNEFGCTPCFCYGHSSVCRPATGYSKVVIESMFVRGTERWKATVAGNPIPLHYDPLTQTIYATALDRDNAYFIAPDRFLGDQRASYNQDLLFTLRIGEAGPAPTVRDIILEGGNGEQITQPIFGQKNYLPSVTPHEYRFKLHEHPSYGWEPRLSSRAFMSILSNLTAIKIRGTYTHQGRGFLDDVKLETALRGAAGETADWVEHCQCPHGYVGQFCESCAPGFHHDPPNGGPFALCVPCNCNNHADICEAETGQCICEHNTAGSNCELCKRGYYGHPLKGTPDDCKPCPCPDNGPCILLGNNPDPICSECPLGRTGPRCETCSDGYFGNPEKGIACRPCDCNNNIDLNAVRNCNHETGECLKCVNNTAGFHCEECLSGYYGDALSDRKEDGCKLCQCFPPGTVELSDGRVAPCEQLTGHCTCKPHVTGRNCDKCEEGYYHILSGEGCTPCNCDAEGSYNRTCNAVTGQCECRPGITGQHCDACVSYQYGFSREGCKPCDCDNIGSQDLQCDASGQCPCFPNVEGRRCDRCKENKHNRQNGCVDCPDCYNLVQAAVNSHRERLAELGNTLKKINSSPTVIKDSDFEKELKNVQNKVKNLLQIAKQGSGSENKTLVEQLDELRDQLNEIEEIAQTVNLTAFDAHRTTLEGLMNIDEAEKVLDKIHAQLTDTEDYLATDGATALSKAKSRADQVGQQNIQMTSIAQDARLFAELNVNEAKKIHALAEQARNTTMEAYSLAKKTIAKYSNMTDDIRGLENKLELLAHRMSEVKNLTSIAATKSSAVSQEAIDLLILDLALPPVDIEQLRNQVEDVNNEGLRLKEQAQLLLDQNENLINEMVEKVRKSEELIELVQDQQAATAELVAELDKANEKVDDAVKRGDQTLKEAQETLQKLGEFHAEVERERVKAQDALKDIKNIESLIMDAKEKASQAEKILDGSEYKAESAREIAQDAQTHAEEASAKANTIRTEANKTKIEALRVGNEAEKLHQRVDITDSMMKEYEKRSGQDTNITTEANHKVSLAKINVTLASQQLDKALTEVAEIIKELENLPEIDNTDLNPLEERLAAAEKEIVAASLDQRIRNLTDAKNLQTQWVKNYEDEVSRLRMEVENIDDIRKVLPAICNNRVRLEP